A stretch of the Corythoichthys intestinalis isolate RoL2023-P3 chromosome 22, ASM3026506v1, whole genome shotgun sequence genome encodes the following:
- the myclb gene encoding protein L-Myc-1b, with amino-acid sequence MPGISSSTAPRYDSWDMDYLDTYQHYFYDDHHNPDEDFFKSTAPSEDIWKKFELVPTPPMSPIRAVEGSGKFGLMCPSLGDKLEWVSQFLGQEDEQQQQQQQQQQQQHQQQQDILCKVTPAADSVGNLSSIIIQDCMWSGFSAGRQLERVVGERCHPCQVKGGSATTKVVTGTSPGRVQGVPADVLPLGCLVADCVDPAAVLTFPLGGGCKKQISSGSESHTNSSDDDDQDEDEEEIDVVTVEHKQQRKPRRLVKSRKPATITVRADPLDPCMKRFHISIHQQQHNYAAPSPDTISPVEPPPPRKRHRHEVAAPAQHPHYHQPRLGHTPSNFDSRRSHTTATRARSESPHLGSSSPASPPCSSSSSSPPHSRSPPPPLSSPQSSDCEDTDRRKAHNFLERKRRNDLRSRFLSLRDEIPGLADCAKTPKVAILTRATEYLRQLHAGERQKAQERKQLKAKQAQLLQRLAQLKRASTLPELKMK; translated from the exons ATGCCGGGCATAAGCTCCTCCACGGCACCCCGTTATGACAGCTGGGACATGGACTACCTGGACACTTACCAACACTACTTCTATGATGACCACCACAACCCGGACGAGGACTTTTTCAAATCCACAGCACCCAGTGAGGACATATGGAAGAAATTTGAACTGGTACCCACCCCGCCAATGTCCCCCATCCGTGCGGTGGAGGGGTCGGGCAAGTTTGGACTGATGTGCCCCTCACTCGGAGACAAGTTGGAGTGGGTATCACAGTTTTTGGGCCAGGAggatgaacaacaacaacaacaacaacaacagcaacaacaacaacatcagcAACAGCAAGACATCCTTTGCAAAGTGACCCCAGCCGCGGACTCTGTTGGGAACTTGAGCTCTATCATCATCCAAGACTGCATGTGGAGCGGGTTCTCTGCCGGTCGGCAGCTTGAGAGAGTGGTCGGGGAGCGCTGTCACCCCTGCCAAGTCAAGGGGGGCTCAGCTACTACCAAAGTGGTCACTGGAACATCCCCTGGGAGAGTTCAAGGTGTACCCGCAGATGTTCTGCCTCTCGGTTGTTTGGTAGCGGATTGCGTGGACCCGGCTGCTGTGCTCACCTTTCCCTTGGGCGGAGGCTGCAAGAAGCAAATATCCTCTGGGTCCGAGTCACACACTAACTCTTCAG ATGATGATGACCAAGACGAGGATGAGGAGGAGATCGATGTGGTGACTGTAGAGCACAAACAACAACGCAAACCACGGCGGTTGGTCAAAAGCCGCAAACCTGCGACCATCACTGTTCGAGCGGACCCTTTGGACCCCTGCATGAAACGGTTCCACATCTCCATCCATCAGCAACAGCACAACTACGCCGCCCCGTCACCAGATACTATTTCGCCGGTGGAACCTCCACCGCCCCGCAAGCGGCACCGGCACGAGGTGGCCGCCCCAGCGCAACACCCTCATTACCACCAACCCCGGCTCGGCCACACCCCCTCGAACTTTGACAGTAGGCGGTCTCATACGACTGCCACCAGGGCACGTTCGGAGTCACCCCACCTGGGCTCCTCCTCTCCCGCATCACCCCCTTGCTCCTCATCGTCGTCCTCGCCGCCCCACTCACGGTCCCCGCCGCCACCCCTTTCCAGTCCCCAGTCCTCGGACTGCGAAGACACTGACCGACGCAAGGCCCACAACTTCCTGGAGCGCAAGAGGCGCAACGACCTTCGCTCGCGCTTTCTGTCGTTGCGAGACGAGATCCCCGGCTTGGCCGACTGCGCCAAGACACCCAAGGTGGCCATCCTGACGCGGGCCACCGAGTACCTGCGGCAGCTGCACGCAGGAGAGCGGCAGAAGGCTCAGGAGAGGAAGCAGCTGAAAGCCAAGCAGGCGCAACTGTTGCAGAGGCTGGCACAGCTGAAGCGGGCATCCACGCTCCCAGAACTGAAAATGAAATGA